From the genome of Phoenix dactylifera cultivar Barhee BC4 chromosome 5, palm_55x_up_171113_PBpolish2nd_filt_p, whole genome shotgun sequence:
CATTGGGTATATCCATGCGTAGATCATGTTTTCTTTGTCAGATTCATGTATGAAATATGAGCATGTGTTGTAATGTTCATTGCGGTCGATTTGAATTTATGGACATTGCCTTATTTTTGACTCTCTTTTGTTGAATTAGAAGGTTTGGctttgaaaattataatggcATATGAGGCGAAGATTTTGACATTGTAGTTGCCTTGTTTGATGCCTCTGGTGTCTTCCTCACAAAATGAGGTGGGTATCAGACATCTTAATTCCTGTAGCAGTGACCCGGTAGCATATAAATTGGTTCCATCCTAGCATCAGAAAGTGTATGACTTTTTGTGTTTTCTAGCATTTATATTTGCATTCTGATCACGTTGTATGCAAATGTTGCACCTACATGTGATCTCCATTATCTTCAATGAAAAACTTGCATTAATTTCTGGAGATGCAATGCCATGCCAATAGGCGGGatctttatattttaatattacaaGATATGGGAATGGTTGAAATAtcttactcaaatatttctatgTTTACATGACTTTGGAGGCATTGGCTaggtttctattaaatttgCATTGGTGCAAAATCTCTTCTTAAGGTCAATTCTTTTCCTCGATAAGATGTTGGTCATTTTAAGATGAGTAGTAATTACAGTTCTACTAAATGGAGCATCTGCAGTAGGGTAGAGGAGCCAGTCCTTTCATTTCTCATTTGATCATTCACTCAGAGCATGGAAGGTACCCCTTGCATCTCTGTGATATGAGATAGCTTTTTTGGTGCTCAGCAAGGATCTTAGAGATATTGATCAGTTTTAATCATTGTCTTATATGGATCAGGGGTTCCCCCTTTCTATCTTGTCAGCTTGTTAACCTTATTAAGTTCAATTCAACTTTTTATGGCCTCGATATAGATGTATGCATTAGCTACTAGTGCTGTCTCCAATCCCATGCGAAGATGAGTTTGTCTTGATGTGCATATCTCTGGGTGTTCGAAACGATTGGCATTTTAGAAAAGCTTAGCATGCTACAATGATCTTCTTCTGGAGTTTCTGTTCTTTGAAGTCATTCATCAGAGTCAGCATTAATTAGCATATTCTTTCACTTGTCTGACGCATGTTTGATATCTGTATTCTATGCAAATTAACGATGCTAGTATCCTATTCCTGTGCAACTTGTGGATTATTGATTAAAGCTGATTTTTATGATGGTTATGCAACACTTCTTCTGACAATCTTGTGCTTTACTCCTCCTAGGATATATGAAGGAGAGGAGCAGCATAGCTGTTATAGGTCTTAGTGTTCATACGGCTCCAGTAGAAATGCGTGAAAAGCTTGCAGTTCCAGAGGCTCAATGGCCTCGTGCTATTGAAGAGCTCTGCAGTTTGAATCATATAGAAGAAGCTGCTGTCCTCAGTACCTGCAACAGAATGGAAATATATGTGGTGGCTTTGTCTTGGCATCGAGGAATCAGAGAAGTGACAGAGTGGATGGCTAAGGTAATCAATATTTAAGTTTGTGGTGTCCTTCTTATGCACTAGCAATTTTATTTCCACTATTGCTTTTTGACCGTAGAAAATGGGAATGTGGTCAAGGTTTTTCTATTTCATCTATTACATTACGTCCTTCTTTATTCTGTTTTACACAGACTAGTGGAGTTCCTGTTTCAGAGCTCCGACAGCATCTGTTTATGCTTCGTGACAGTGATGCTACTCGGCATTTGTTTGAAGTATCGGCAGGGCTTGACTCTCTTGTCCTGGGAGAAGGACAGATCCTTGCACAAGTTAAACAAGTTGTTAGAGTTGGGCAAGGCAGCAGAGGATTGGGGAAGAACATTGACAGGATGTTCAAGGATGCAATCACTGCTGGAAAGCGGGTTCGCAGTGAGACGAACATATCATCTGGTGCAGTTTCTGTTAGCTCAGCTGCAGTTGAATTAGCGCTGATGAAGCTTCCAAAGTCCCACCTGCCATCTGCCAGAATGCTGGTGATTGGAGCTGGCAAGATGGGGAAACTTGTGATCAAACATCTTGCTGCAAAAGGATGCAAAAGAATCATGGTTGTAAACCGGTCGGTGGAAAAGGTAGATGCTATACGCGAGGAAATGAAAGGTGTTGAAATAATCTACAAACCTTTCACTGACATGCTATCTTCAGCTGCTGAAGCTGATGTGGTGTTCACGAGCACAGCATCTGAGGCACCATTATTTCTGAAAGAACATGTGGAAGCTCTTCCTCCTGTGAGCAATGCTATTGGGGGTGTAAGGTTTTTCATTGACATTTCTGTTCCTAGGAACATAGGGTCCTGTGTTTCAGATCTTGAATGTGCACGAGTGTACAATGTTGATGACCTCAAGGAAGTTGTGGAAGCCAATAAGGAAGATCGACTAAGGAAAGCAATGGAAGCTAAAGCAATCATCACTCAAGAATTGAAGCGGTTTGAGGCATGGAGGGACTCTCTGGAGACTGTCCCTACTATCAAGAAATTAAGGTCCTATGCTGATAGAATTAAGGCTTCAGAGCTTGAGAAATGTTTACAAAAGATTGGTGATGATGTGCTGACAAAGAAAATGAGAAAGGCTATAGAAGAGCTTAGCAGCGGCATAGTCAACAAGCTTCTTCATGGCCCATTGCAGCACTTGAGATGTGATGGCAGTGACAGTAGAACACTTGATGAGACCCTTGAAAATATGCATGCACTCAATCGGATGTTCAGTCTAGACACCGAGAAAGCAATCTTGGAGCAAAAGATTAAAGCCAAGGTGGAGAAAACTCAGAGTTAAGCTTATAGAAGTATTTAATAATCTACAGCTACATTGTCAGGTCTTTCATACGTATGTATTCATCTTCACTCTTTTGGTCTGCTTGTCTGCACATTCTAGTTCCCTGATCCTCCATTTTTCAATAGGAGAACCTCCTCAGCCTCTCATTGACTTCAGCAACTATATCGAGAAATGGTGACCCCCATATGGTATTTTCTTACAGAGAGATGGTTAAAGGCTTCCTCAGCTCTCTATAGGTTTCATTTGCAGCTGGTGCTATATGATGGTCTTCAAAATTTATAGGAACTGGTCGGTGACAGATGAATTTAATCTGCTAATGGGACGTGTCTCAAGGTCCACAGCCATATGTTGATGCATCAATTTTTGTATTCAATCTATTTAGCATTTCCTTCTGAAAATATTTTCTGATTCATGCTTCATGATGTGGGGTTGGATTTATGCAATGATTTATCCAATGTTGTTATGATTCAGACAGAAATTTGGCATGgtttaaacatttttttttggtgaatgcATGGTTTAAACCTTCAAAGAAAAGATCAAATTTCCTGCGACTCACACATACTCTGGGGCCATTGGTGCAGTAGGTTGGGCTGCATCTTATGTTGCCAACCACACAGGAGTTACCTTGTAGGATCTGGACACATCTCTTCCTCGGAAATCTTGTATTCTAATTTCTCTGAACATATTTAAACTTGTCATGTATAGTGTATCgtcctaccaaaaaaaaaaaaagagaaggaagaaatctaattagaactaaTTTCTAAGAAAGAAATCTAATTTGATCTATTGTGGGATCTGAAAAGCTGGGAAACGTAGCCTCTTAGTAGGTTTTACATCCTCATTATAGACATTAACCCAAGATTTCGGATGCCCTTGCTGTCGCACATTTTATTGCAATGCCCATCTTCCAGCTGGGAATGTCATCCCAGCTGCAATACTGTGGGGTGCCCTGAAGTGCTGCTCCGGCACTCTCTTTCCTTTATTTCTGTCCTTTACAAGGATTTTACGAAGCCAGAGACTGAATTTGAAATTCAAGGATTACTGGACCAGGGGATCAGAAAAATAAGTTTCACGTAAGATCATATATAATTTATCACAAGTTACAGCAACAACATTAACCACTTCACTAGGCTTGTAAAAAAACTATCGTCACACCCATCCTttcatgtgttttttttttttgttttcgtcCATCATGATTCGCATCTCTCCTCCTGCTTCAGAAGCTGGGGCCAGCAGCAAGGATCTCCTTAGTCAGCTTGCTGTCCTTTCCAATCTTGTAGTTCGCAAACACCTCAAAGTTCTTCTTGAAGAGACCAGCCAGCTTCAGCAGAGTCCCCTTATAGGCTGCCTTGTCCTCCCACTGTCCACCAAACGAAAACCATATCAAGGCTAAGTAGTATGATCATGTTACGAAGGGCGGTTCATGCAGGAACGGTATTCGGCATGCGGTGGGTAAGTAGGGATTGGATTATGAAGGATGAATGGAATGCACGCAAAAGGAGTCGAGAAACGAGGCGGCCAACTTACAATGTTGACCGGGTCCAGGATGTCGGATGGCACGCCTGGGACTTCAGCCGGTATCTCCAGCCCGAAGACCTCCGTCTTTTTGTAAGTGGCGGTCAGGAGGCGGCCAGAGTGAATGGCATCGATGATCTTGCGCGTGTAAGCCAGCTTAATGCGATTCCCAACACCATATCTGCCAACAGCAGGGAAAGAGGCATGCAGGACGGACGCTGTCAAATGGAAACATAAAACGCAGGATCCGATCCAGCATTTCAAGGATGGATGGATTCTCATTAATTACCTTCCACCAGACCAGCCGGTGTTGACGAGCCAAGCGGTGGCACCATACTTGTGCATCTTCTCGGCCAGCATGGCCGCGTACCTGGTGGGGTGGAGCATTATGAATGCCGCCCCAAAGCAAGCAGAGAAAGTCGCCTGCGGCTCTTTGATGCCATCTTCCGTGCCGGCCACCTAATTTTTTTAGTGCAATATAAGTAAAAAAAAGATTCCAAGTTCATGGTGATTACAaggtttgggggggggggttgtaGGATGAAATCGCGTACCAGTGCGGTGTAGCCGCTGATGAAATGGTACATGGTCTGAGCAAGGCTCAACTTGCTCACAGGTGGGAGCACGCCGAAGGCATCACACGCCAAGAGGATCACATTTCTGGGGTGCGGCCCAACGCACGGGATCTTCGCATTGGGGATGTATTCAATTGGATAAGCAGCGCGAGTGTTTTCTGCCAAAATATAGAACATATTGCCAGCAGCAACGTCATCGCACGGCCTCACCTCGCTCGACTCATGAGATAATAAgggcggaaaaaaaaaaaaggaaaaaaagagaagaaaatatttACCGGTAACAGAATTATCCGAATAGTCGACTTCCCGGGTGTGCTCATCAAATACCACATTCTCCACCACTGCGCACAGCAGGAGACCGTCAGTCATGTACCGGAAGCATTCTATCTTACGGAGAtttaaggaggaggaggtgataGATATCACAACATGTCGTTTTAATTACCGGTTCCGAACTTGATGGCATTCCAGATGTCCGGCTCCTTCTCCATGGATAGATCGATGCACTTGGCATAACAGCCACCCTCGATGTTGGAAACACCCTCGTCGCTCCAACAGTGCTCGTCATCACCGATGAGCAGCCGATTATGATCCGTGGATAGAGTCGTCTTCCCAGTGCCTGCGGGCAAACGATAAAACGCACAAGTCATGCATGGACGCCTATCGATTGCAGCAGCAAGCCGTGGAGATGCACCATCATCAATCAGTCAtaataacatatatatatatatatatatatatatatatacaagaaAAGAGGCATCGGGCATGCAGAGTGCGGGTGCGGGTGGGCAGAGGTGACGGCACCGGCACCAGATTCCAGCGAGTCCGAACTTACCTGATAATCCAAAGAAGAGGGCAACGTCACCATCTTTGCCCACATTGCAGCCAGAATGCAAGGAGAGGATTCGTCTCTTGGGCATGAGGTAGTGCATCACACTGAACAGCCCCTTCTTCATCTCCCCGGCATACTGCGTGCCGAGGATGACCATTTCCCTCCGAGCAAGATTTAGATCTATGCTAGTGGAGGATGTCATGTAATGCGTGTAACGATTACATGGAAACTGTCCGGCATTGTATATCGTGAAGTCCGGAGTACCGAAATCCTCCAGTTCTTCAGGCGTGGCCCGGATGCACCTGCCACCCATCCAGTTATCGTATGCACAACAACTATACGTACACTGCTATTTACCCAATTCTCAAGCTTCCCCGGAGTCCCACACCTACGTCTCATCTACTACCATCACTGCTACTAACTAACTAATAACAACAACGGGCAGCGTTCAAGAGGATTACTTATCTGGATAGATACCCGTAGCAGCCCCGCGATAGCTAGGCTACTGCCAAAAAAGGAACTGCATCCTACTATTCTGTTCAAGTGTTGGTACTTACATGTTATGCATGAATAGGGAATGGTAGGCCCTTGCCGAGACGATCCGGACTTTGATCCGATTCTCAGGGTCCCAGTTCAGGAATTGATCGTTGACAAACACCTGTAAATTCAATGAATGATGCATGATCATTTTAACTTCGAAAAAAATTCCCAGAAAGTTCTTATTCTGCATGCAATGGAATTTCCTCGCCAATCCCCAAAAGTACTCAATAACAGCCAACTTTCTCGTTTCATATCCGACTACAACCTGTCTACCTAACCCCCTCATGTAATTTCGGCAAAACAATTTTAAAATTGAATACATAAAAAAGAGTAATGTTTAAACTGAAATTGTTACAAAAGCAGATTGGCAAGTACCTTGTCGAGAGAATTCAGGTAATCAACAGCCCTCTCCCTGTTCACCAGGAACGTGTGTTCATCCATCTCAATGTTGGGAGAGCCCCTAGATgcccaagaaaaagaaaaggaatcgaTCAAGGACGAAATACGCGCCGGCAAATGTTTCCACAAAGAATATGCGGCTGATACTTACTTTCCCCACCAGAGCTCCTCTGCAGTGGTCTCATCCTTGACGACACGTTTGTCCCTTGGAGAACGACCCGTTTTTGCACCAGACAAGGTGGCCAAGGCTCCCGTCGACGTTATAAATGATCCCTTCTCATACTTAATGGCTTGTTCATACAGCTCTGTTTTCAGATACAAATTAATTGTTAGACATgcgcaaacaaaaagaaaacgaTGCCTACTTTGATGTCGCGGTCATTATCTGAGAAAGGTCATAAGTAAATATGGACGATTCAAGAAGACAGGCGACCATTTATAGGGGTGAAGCAGCCCAGGTCAGATGCTAATTGCGCATCCTCATGTCTACCATCCTGCAGAAACAGATGAGGGGGAACATGGAGAAGG
Proteins encoded in this window:
- the LOC103703982 gene encoding glutamyl-tRNA reductase 2-like isoform X1 → MAAVSGCAAPFAGPKAASFLPRKSPNAPSSAAYSGFRIGPRAPVYVGTRRGALRRSPRCEAGADLVEERTASRASSVSVLEQFKISADRYMKERSSIAVIGLSVHTAPVEMREKLAVPEAQWPRAIEELCSLNHIEEAAVLSTCNRMEIYVVALSWHRGIREVTEWMAKTSGVPVSELRQHLFMLRDSDATRHLFEVSAGLDSLVLGEGQILAQVKQVVRVGQGSRGLGKNIDRMFKDAITAGKRVRSETNISSGAVSVSSAAVELALMKLPKSHLPSARMLVIGAGKMGKLVIKHLAAKGCKRIMVVNRSVEKVDAIREEMKGVEIIYKPFTDMLSSAAEADVVFTSTASEAPLFLKEHVEALPPVSNAIGGVRFFIDISVPRNIGSCVSDLECARVYNVDDLKEVVEANKEDRLRKAMEAKAIITQELKRFEAWRDSLETVPTIKKLRSYADRIKASELEKCLQKIGDDVLTKKMRKAIEELSSGIVNKLLHGPLQHLRCDGSDSRTLDETLENMHALNRMFSLDTEKAILEQKIKAKENLLSLSLTSATISRNGDPHMVFSYREMVKGFLSSL
- the LOC103703982 gene encoding glutamyl-tRNA reductase 2-like isoform X2 — its product is MAAVSGCAAPFAGPKAASFLPRKSPNAPSSAAYSGFRIGPRAPVYVGTRRGALRRSPRCEAGADLVEERTASRASSVSVLEQFKISADRYMKERSSIAVIGLSVHTAPVEMREKLAVPEAQWPRAIEELCSLNHIEEAAVLSTCNRMEIYVVALSWHRGIREVTEWMAKTSGVPVSELRQHLFMLRDSDATRHLFEVSAGLDSLVLGEGQILAQVKQVVRVGQGSRGLGKNIDRMFKDAITAGKRVRSETNISSGAVSVSSAAVELALMKLPKSHLPSARMLVIGAGKMGKLVIKHLAAKGCKRIMVVNRSVEKVDAIREEMKGVEIIYKPFTDMLSSAAEADVVFTSTASEAPLFLKEHVEALPPVSNAIGGVRFFIDISVPRNIGSCVSDLECARVYNVDDLKEVVEANKEDRLRKAMEAKAIITQELKRFEAWRDSLETVPTIKKLRSYADRIKASELEKCLQKIGDDVLTKKMRKAIEELSSGIVNKLLHGPLQHLRCDGSDSRTLDETLENMHALNRMFSLDTEKAILEQKIKAKVEKTQS
- the LOC103703981 gene encoding phosphoenolpyruvate carboxykinase (ATP) 1 is translated as MAENGDFSFAKDGNVVARNGLPRIQTHGSGKTKPGNGICHDDSVPPVKAQTIDELHSLQKKKSAPTTPIKEKDGQGAAAFATLSEDERQKLQLQSISASLASLTRETGPKVVKGDPARKSETPRVGAEHPQFFTPAISVSDSALKFTHVLYNLSPAELYEQAIKYEKGSFITSTGALATLSGAKTGRSPRDKRVVKDETTAEELWWGKGSPNIEMDEHTFLVNRERAVDYLNSLDKVFVNDQFLNWDPENRIKVRIVSARAYHSLFMHNMCIRATPEELEDFGTPDFTIYNAGQFPCNRYTHYMTSSTSIDLNLARREMVILGTQYAGEMKKGLFSVMHYLMPKRRILSLHSGCNVGKDGDVALFFGLSGTGKTTLSTDHNRLLIGDDEHCWSDEGVSNIEGGCYAKCIDLSMEKEPDIWNAIKFGTVVENVVFDEHTREVDYSDNSVTENTRAAYPIEYIPNAKIPCVGPHPRNVILLACDAFGVLPPVSKLSLAQTMYHFISGYTALVAGTEDGIKEPQATFSACFGAAFIMLHPTRYAAMLAEKMHKYGATAWLVNTGWSGGRYGVGNRIKLAYTRKIIDAIHSGRLLTATYKKTEVFGLEIPAEVPGVPSDILDPVNIWEDKAAYKGTLLKLAGLFKKNFEVFANYKIGKDSKLTKEILAAGPSF